The Acidimicrobiales bacterium genome has a window encoding:
- a CDS encoding HAMP domain-containing sensor histidine kinase codes for MTLRLRLLLVLVGIVAVGLVVADVATYTSLRSYLFSQVDEQLQSDVDPVTASAICQAEPFSGPFCRHTPGVVPPPGLWVQVRDQSGTTVVGTAGYPLSPPGLPNQLPGSGATGTSVLFDATGSTDSGVSYRVLAKSTSIEGIPVTAIVAIPLNDLHHTLGRLVLIELLVSGAVVVGLGGLAWWIVRRGLRPLDEMTATAGAIAAGDLSRRVDTTDERTEVGQLGQALNTMLTGIETAFAAQAASEERLRRFLADASHELRTPLTSIRGYSELFDRGARDRPEDLATSMRHIREEANRMSVLVDDLLLLARLDRQRPLALETVDLAALAGAAVDAARTVAPDRTLGLAVPGPVPVTGDAHRLRQVVDNLLTNAVQHTPAGSPVEVMVGVEPTMAVLEVRDHGAGVPMEEQTRIFEPFHRADPTRARATGGVGLGLTIVSAIAHAHGGAVGVVSGRDGGAPGATFWVRIPLAAAAHATTTPADAAAAAEEQSPTAIG; via the coding sequence GGCATCGTGGCCGTCGGCCTGGTGGTGGCCGACGTGGCCACCTACACGTCGTTGCGCTCCTACCTCTTCTCGCAGGTGGACGAGCAGCTCCAGAGCGACGTGGACCCGGTGACGGCGTCGGCCATCTGCCAGGCCGAGCCGTTCTCGGGCCCGTTCTGCCGGCACACGCCCGGGGTGGTCCCCCCGCCCGGCCTGTGGGTGCAGGTGCGCGACCAGAGCGGGACCACCGTGGTGGGCACCGCCGGCTACCCGTTGTCGCCGCCGGGCCTGCCCAACCAGCTGCCGGGGTCGGGGGCCACCGGCACCTCGGTCCTGTTCGACGCCACCGGCTCGACGGACTCGGGCGTCAGCTACCGGGTGCTCGCCAAGTCGACGTCGATCGAGGGCATCCCCGTCACCGCCATCGTGGCCATCCCGCTGAACGACCTGCACCACACCCTGGGACGGCTGGTGCTCATCGAGCTGCTGGTGTCGGGCGCGGTGGTGGTCGGGCTCGGCGGACTGGCGTGGTGGATCGTGCGCCGGGGCCTGCGGCCCCTCGACGAGATGACGGCCACGGCCGGGGCCATCGCCGCCGGCGACCTCTCGCGGCGGGTCGACACCACCGACGAGCGCACCGAGGTCGGCCAGCTCGGCCAGGCGCTCAACACCATGCTGACGGGCATCGAGACGGCGTTCGCGGCCCAGGCCGCCTCGGAGGAGCGGCTGCGGCGGTTCCTCGCCGACGCCTCGCACGAGCTGCGCACCCCCCTGACGTCGATCCGCGGCTACTCCGAGCTGTTCGACCGCGGGGCGCGCGACCGTCCCGAGGACCTCGCCACCTCCATGCGCCACATCCGCGAGGAGGCCAACCGCATGAGCGTCCTCGTCGACGACCTGCTGCTCCTGGCCCGTCTCGACCGCCAGCGCCCCCTGGCCCTCGAGACCGTGGACCTGGCCGCCCTGGCCGGCGCGGCCGTGGACGCGGCGCGCACGGTGGCGCCCGACCGCACCCTCGGCCTGGCCGTGCCCGGGCCCGTCCCCGTGACCGGCGACGCCCACCGGCTCCGGCAGGTGGTCGACAACCTCCTCACCAACGCCGTGCAGCACACACCGGCGGGCTCCCCGGTGGAGGTCATGGTGGGCGTCGAGCCCACCATGGCGGTCCTGGAGGTCCGGGACCACGGGGCGGGCGTGCCCATGGAGGAGCAGACGCGCATCTTCGAGCCCTTCCACCGCGCCGACCCCACGCGGGCACGGGCCACGGGGGGCGTGGGCCTGGGCCTCACCATCGTGTCGGCCATCGCCCACGCCCACGGCGGCGCCGTCGGCGTGGTGTCGGGACGCGACGGCGGCGCGCCGGGCGCCACGTTCTGGGTGCGCATCCCCTTGGCGGCCGCCGCGCACGCGACGACGACGCCGGCTGATGCGGCCGCCGCGGCCGAGGAGCAGTCGCCTACGGCGATCGGGTGA
- a CDS encoding class I SAM-dependent methyltransferase has translation MAPDDEGRAAPGPVVRAHEGAGPTDFDAVYEGTPPWEIGRPQPALAELADAGMFTGRVLDVGCGTGEHALLAAELGLEATGVDSSARAIDIARAKAADRGLSVRFMVMDALDLGSLGGQFDTVADSGLFHVFDDDRRARYVDSLRAVTAPGGRVLVLCFSDRQPGEWGPRRVTEEEIRACFRDGWRVDAVDDARMVIVISPDGARAWRAVVTRSP, from the coding sequence GTGGCCCCTGACGACGAAGGACGGGCGGCCCCGGGGCCCGTGGTGCGGGCCCACGAGGGTGCCGGGCCCACGGACTTCGACGCCGTCTACGAGGGCACGCCGCCGTGGGAGATCGGCCGTCCCCAGCCCGCCCTCGCCGAGCTGGCCGACGCCGGCATGTTCACCGGGCGCGTGCTCGACGTGGGGTGCGGCACCGGCGAGCACGCGCTGCTGGCGGCGGAGCTCGGGTTGGAGGCGACGGGCGTGGACTCGTCGGCGCGGGCGATCGACATCGCCCGCGCCAAGGCCGCCGACCGGGGCCTGTCCGTGCGCTTCATGGTGATGGACGCCCTCGACCTCGGCTCGCTCGGCGGGCAGTTCGACACCGTGGCCGACTCCGGCCTGTTCCACGTCTTCGACGACGACCGGCGTGCCCGCTACGTCGACAGTCTGCGCGCCGTCACCGCCCCCGGTGGACGGGTCCTGGTGCTGTGCTTCAGCGACCGACAGCCCGGCGAGTGGGGCCCGCGGCGCGTCACCGAGGAGGAGATCCGCGCCTGCTTCCGCGACGGCTGGCGGGTGGACGCCGTCGACGACGCCCGCATGGTGATCGTCATCTCCCCCGACGGTGCCCGTGCATGGCGCGCCGTGGTCACCCGATCGCCGTAG